A genomic window from Aquabacterium sp. OR-4 includes:
- the mltB gene encoding lytic murein transglycosylase B: MRAPNRHPTLRPLSWALAFALAGAGLGPVAQAQATSPAASARPPGAKAAPARKAARPAKPAKAAQPKRPATDVAAGPSYAGRPEAAALARDIAERHGLDPAWVQAQLAGARLVPAVARLIMPPPAGSAKNWQAYRARFVEPARVQAGVAFWDAQARWLDAAAERFGVPAELVIGIIGVETYYGRLTGGFRVLDALATLSLDFPSGRKDRSAFFRDELGEFLKLAHSQGLEPSSVKGSFAGAMGLGQFMPGSINRHALDFDGDGRIDMVSSAADVIGSIGHYMVRHGWQRGMPTHFAVRPPVDTTERARLLAPDILPSFSAAQLAEHGAELDADGRAHGGPLALVELQNGDAAPSHIAGTTNFYAVTRYNWSAYYALAVIELGRAVATQRQAAR; this comes from the coding sequence ATGCGCGCACCGAACCGGCACCCCACCCTGCGTCCGCTGAGCTGGGCGCTGGCCTTCGCGCTGGCCGGCGCGGGCCTCGGCCCGGTGGCACAGGCCCAGGCAACCAGCCCGGCGGCATCGGCCCGCCCACCGGGCGCCAAGGCGGCCCCGGCACGCAAGGCAGCCAGGCCGGCCAAGCCGGCCAAGGCCGCCCAGCCCAAGCGCCCAGCCACCGATGTCGCTGCGGGCCCAAGTTATGCCGGCCGGCCCGAGGCTGCCGCACTGGCCCGCGACATTGCCGAACGCCATGGCCTCGACCCGGCCTGGGTGCAGGCGCAGCTGGCCGGCGCCCGGCTGGTGCCCGCCGTGGCGCGGCTGATCATGCCGCCACCGGCGGGCAGCGCCAAGAACTGGCAGGCCTACCGCGCGCGCTTCGTCGAACCGGCGCGGGTGCAGGCCGGCGTGGCCTTCTGGGACGCGCAGGCGCGCTGGCTGGATGCCGCGGCCGAGCGCTTTGGCGTGCCGGCTGAACTGGTCATCGGCATCATCGGCGTCGAGACCTACTACGGCCGGCTCACCGGCGGCTTTCGCGTGCTGGACGCCCTGGCCACGCTGAGCCTCGACTTTCCCAGCGGCCGCAAGGACCGCAGCGCCTTCTTCCGCGACGAGCTCGGCGAGTTCCTGAAACTGGCCCACAGCCAGGGCCTGGAGCCGAGCAGCGTGAAGGGCTCGTTCGCTGGCGCCATGGGCCTGGGTCAGTTCATGCCGGGCAGCATCAACCGCCATGCGCTCGATTTCGACGGCGATGGGCGCATCGACATGGTGTCCAGCGCCGCCGACGTGATCGGCAGCATCGGCCACTACATGGTGCGCCACGGCTGGCAGCGCGGCATGCCCACCCACTTCGCGGTGCGCCCGCCGGTCGACACCACCGAGCGCGCCCGGCTGCTGGCACCCGACATCCTGCCCAGCTTCAGCGCCGCGCAGCTGGCCGAGCATGGCGCCGAACTCGACGCCGACGGCCGCGCACATGGCGGGCCACTGGCGCTGGTGGAACTGCAGAACGGCGACGCCGCACCCAGCCACATCGCCGGCACCACCAACTTTTATGCGGTCACGCGCTACAACTGGTCGGCCTACTACGCGCTGGCGGTCATCGAGCTGGGGCGCGCCGTGGCCACGCAACGCCAGGCCGCGCGCTGA